A stretch of Mustela nigripes isolate SB6536 chromosome 6, MUSNIG.SB6536, whole genome shotgun sequence DNA encodes these proteins:
- the NAB2 gene encoding NGFI-A-binding protein 2 isoform X1 codes for MHRAPSPTAEQPPGGGDCARRTPQPRPKPSARAMALPRTLGELQLYRVLQRANLLSYYETFIQQGGDDVQQLCEAGEEEFLEIMALVGMATKPLHVRRLQKALREWATNPGLFSQPVPAVPVSSIPLFKISETAGTRKGSMSNGHSSPGEKAGSARSFSPKSPLELGEKLSPLPGGPGAGDPRIWPGRSTPESDVGAGGEEEAGSPPFSPPAGGGVPEGTGAGGLAAAGAGGGPDRLEPEMVRMVVESVERIFRSFPRGDAGEVTSLLKLNKKLARSVGHIFEMDDSDSQKEEEIRKYSIIYGRFDSKRREGKQLSLHELTINEAAAQFCMRDNTLLLRRVELFSLSRQVARESTYLSSLKGSRLHPEELGGPPLKKLKQEVGEQSHSELQQPPPGPESYAPPYRPSLEEDSASLSGESLDGHLQAVGSCPRLTPPPADLPLALPAHGLWSRHILQQTLMDEGLRLARLVSHDRVGRLSPCVPAKPPLAEFEEGLLDRCPAPGPHPALVEGRRSSVKVEAEASRQ; via the exons ATGCACAGAGCGCCCTCCCCCACAGCCGAGCAGCCGCCGGGCGGAGGGGACTGCGCCCGCCGGACCCCGCAGCCCAGACCCAA GCCCAGTGCCCGAGCCATGGCACTGCCTCGGACACTGGGGGAGCTGCAGCTTTACCGGGTCCTGCAGCGCGCCAATCTCCTTTCCTACTATGAAACCTTCATCCAGCAGGGAGGGGATGACGTGCAGCAACTGTGTGAGGCTGGCGAGGAAGAGTTCCTGGAGATCATGGCACTCGTGGGCATGGCCACCAAGCCCCTCCATGTCCGCCGCCTGCAGAAGGCACTGAGAGAATGGGCCACCAATCCAGGGCTCTTCAGTCAGCCAGTGCCTGCTGTGCCTGTCTCCAGTATCCCACTTTTCAAGATCTCTGAGACTGCAGGCACCCGGAAAGGAAGCATGAGCAATGGGCATAGCAGCCCAGGGGAAAAGGCAGGCAGTGCCCGCAGTTTTAGCCCCAAGAGCCCCCTTGAACTTGGAGAAAAGctgtcaccactgcctgggggacCTGGGGCTGGAGACCCCCGGATCTGGCCAGGACGGAGCACTCCAGAGTCTGACGTTGGCgcgggaggagaagaggaggcaggctctccccccttctccccacctgcaGGGGGAGGAGTCCCGGAGGGGaccggggctggggggctggcagcagctggggctgggggtggtccAGATCGCCTGGAACCAGAGATGGTGCGCATGGTGGTGGAGAGTGTGGAGAGGATCTTCCGGAGCTTCCCAAGGGGGGATGCTGGGGAGGTGACGTCCCTGCTGAAGCTGAACAAGAAGCTGGCGCGGAGCGTGGGGCACATCTTTGAGATGGACGACAGCGACagccagaaggaggaggagatccGCAAATACAGCATCATTTACGGCCGTTTTGACTCCAAGCGGCGGGAGGGCAAGCAGCTCAGCCTGCACGAG CTGACCATCAACGAAGCTGCTGCACAGTTCTGCATGCGGGACAACACACTTTTACTGCGGAGGGTGGAGCTCTTCTCCCTGTCGCGCCAAGTGGCCCGAGAGAGCACCTACCTGTCCTCGTTGAAGGGCTCCAG GCTTCACCCGGAAGAACTGGGAGGCCCTCCACTGAAGAAGTTAAAACAGGAG GTTGGAGAGCAAAGTCACTCGGAACTCCAGCAGCCTCCACCAGGCCCAGAGTCCTATGCACCCCCATACCGGCCTAGCCTGGAGGAGGACAGCGCCAGCCTGTCTGGGGAGAGTCTTGACGGACACTTGCAGG CTGTGGGGTCATGCCCAAGGCTGACGCCGCCCCCTGCTGACCTGCCGCTGGCATTGCCAGCCCATGGGCTGTGGAGCCGCCACATCCTGCAGCAGACACTGATGGATGAGGGGCTGCGGCTAGCCCGCCTCGTCTCCCACGACCGCGTGGGGCGCCTCAGCCCCTGTGTGCCTGCGAAGCCGCCTCTCGCAG AGTTTGAAGAAGGGCTGCTGGACCGATGCCCCGCCCCAGGACCCCATCCTGCCCTGGTGGAAGGTCGCAGGAGCAGCGTCAAAGTGGAGGCAGAGGCCAGCAGGCAGTGA
- the NAB2 gene encoding NGFI-A-binding protein 2 isoform X2, with protein sequence MHRAPSPTAEQPPGGGDCARRTPQPRPKPSARAMALPRTLGELQLYRVLQRANLLSYYETFIQQGGDDVQQLCEAGEEEFLEIMALVGMATKPLHVRRLQKALREWATNPGLFSQPVPAVPVSSIPLFKISETAGTRKGSMSNGHSSPGEKAGSARSFSPKSPLELGEKLSPLPGGPGAGDPRIWPGRSTPESDVGAGGEEEAGSPPFSPPAGGGVPEGTGAGGLAAAGAGGGPDRLEPEMVRMVVESVERIFRSFPRGDAGEVTSLLKLNKKLARSVGHIFEMDDSDSQKEEEIRKYSIIYGRFDSKRREGKQLSLHELTINEAAAQFCMRDNTLLLRRVELFSLSRQVARESTYLSSLKGSRLHPEELGGPPLKKLKQEVGEQSHSELQQPPPGPESYAPPYRPSLEEDSASLSGESLDGHLQEFEEGLLDRCPAPGPHPALVEGRRSSVKVEAEASRQ encoded by the exons ATGCACAGAGCGCCCTCCCCCACAGCCGAGCAGCCGCCGGGCGGAGGGGACTGCGCCCGCCGGACCCCGCAGCCCAGACCCAA GCCCAGTGCCCGAGCCATGGCACTGCCTCGGACACTGGGGGAGCTGCAGCTTTACCGGGTCCTGCAGCGCGCCAATCTCCTTTCCTACTATGAAACCTTCATCCAGCAGGGAGGGGATGACGTGCAGCAACTGTGTGAGGCTGGCGAGGAAGAGTTCCTGGAGATCATGGCACTCGTGGGCATGGCCACCAAGCCCCTCCATGTCCGCCGCCTGCAGAAGGCACTGAGAGAATGGGCCACCAATCCAGGGCTCTTCAGTCAGCCAGTGCCTGCTGTGCCTGTCTCCAGTATCCCACTTTTCAAGATCTCTGAGACTGCAGGCACCCGGAAAGGAAGCATGAGCAATGGGCATAGCAGCCCAGGGGAAAAGGCAGGCAGTGCCCGCAGTTTTAGCCCCAAGAGCCCCCTTGAACTTGGAGAAAAGctgtcaccactgcctgggggacCTGGGGCTGGAGACCCCCGGATCTGGCCAGGACGGAGCACTCCAGAGTCTGACGTTGGCgcgggaggagaagaggaggcaggctctccccccttctccccacctgcaGGGGGAGGAGTCCCGGAGGGGaccggggctggggggctggcagcagctggggctgggggtggtccAGATCGCCTGGAACCAGAGATGGTGCGCATGGTGGTGGAGAGTGTGGAGAGGATCTTCCGGAGCTTCCCAAGGGGGGATGCTGGGGAGGTGACGTCCCTGCTGAAGCTGAACAAGAAGCTGGCGCGGAGCGTGGGGCACATCTTTGAGATGGACGACAGCGACagccagaaggaggaggagatccGCAAATACAGCATCATTTACGGCCGTTTTGACTCCAAGCGGCGGGAGGGCAAGCAGCTCAGCCTGCACGAG CTGACCATCAACGAAGCTGCTGCACAGTTCTGCATGCGGGACAACACACTTTTACTGCGGAGGGTGGAGCTCTTCTCCCTGTCGCGCCAAGTGGCCCGAGAGAGCACCTACCTGTCCTCGTTGAAGGGCTCCAG GCTTCACCCGGAAGAACTGGGAGGCCCTCCACTGAAGAAGTTAAAACAGGAG GTTGGAGAGCAAAGTCACTCGGAACTCCAGCAGCCTCCACCAGGCCCAGAGTCCTATGCACCCCCATACCGGCCTAGCCTGGAGGAGGACAGCGCCAGCCTGTCTGGGGAGAGTCTTGACGGACACTTGCAGG AGTTTGAAGAAGGGCTGCTGGACCGATGCCCCGCCCCAGGACCCCATCCTGCCCTGGTGGAAGGTCGCAGGAGCAGCGTCAAAGTGGAGGCAGAGGCCAGCAGGCAGTGA
- the STAT6 gene encoding signal transducer and activator of transcription 6, with translation MSLWGLVSKMPPEKLQRLYVDFPQHLRHLLSDWLENQPWEFLVGSDTFCCNMASALLSATVQRLQTSAGKQGEGSAILQHISTLESIYQRDPLKLVATFRQILQGEKKAVMEQFRHLPMPFHWKQEELKFTTALQRLQHRVGETRLLREALQPGAEAGQVSLHNLLDAPANGKGPSEALATLLQETVGELEAAQALVLKRIQIWKRQQQLAGNGAPFEESLAPLQERCESLVDIYSQLQQEVGAAGGELEPKARAVLISRLDEVLRTLVTSSFLVEKQPPQVLKTQTKFQAGVRFLLGLRFLGAPAKPPLVRADMVTEKQARELSMPQGPGTGAESTGEIINNTVALENSIPGNCCSALFKNLLLKKIKRCERKGTESVTEEKCAVLFSTSFTIGPNKLPIQLQALSLPLVVIVHGNQDNNAKATILWDNAFSEMDRVPFVVAERVPWEKMCETLNLKFMAEVGTNRGLLPEHFLFLAQKIFNDNSLSMEAFQHRSVSWSQFNKEILLGRGFTFWQWFDGVLDLTKRCLRSYWSDRLIIGFISKQYVTSLLLNEPDGTFLLRFSDSEIGGITIAHVIRGQDGSPQIENIQPFSAKDLSIRSLGDRIRDLAQLKNLYPKKPKDEAFRSHYKPEQMGKDGRGYVPATIKMTVERDQPLPTLEAQMPTMVPAYDLGMAADSPMNMQLSPDMVSQVYPPHSHSIASYQALSREDTLTTFPESHLQMPPNLNPMNLSFDQTHPQGLLPCPSQEHAVSTPEPLLCSDVTMAEDSCMSQSVGGFPQATWVGEDMFPPLLPPTEQDLTKLLLEGQGESGGGALGTQPLLQPSHYGQSGISMSHLDLRANPSW, from the exons ATGTCTCTGTGGGGTCTGGTCTCCAAGATGCCTCCGGAAAAACTGCAGCGGCTCTATGTCGACTTTCCCCAACACCTGCGGCATCTCCTGAGTGACTGGCTGGAGAACCAGCCCTG GGAGTTCCTGGTCGGCTCAGACACCTTCTGCTGCAACATGGCTAGTGCCCTCCTTTCTGCCACTGTCCAGCGCCTTCAGACTTCCGCtggaaagcagggggaggggagcgccATCTTGCAACACATCAGCACCCTGGAG AGCATATATCAAAGGGATCCCCTGAAGCTGGTGGCCACTTTTAGACAAATCCttcaaggggagaaaaaagctGTTATGGAACAG TTTCGCCACCTGCCAATGCCCTTCCACTGGAAGCAGGAGGAACTGAAGTTTACCACAGCGCTGCAAAGGCTGCAGCACCGGGTGGGGGAAACTCGCCTTCTCCGAGAGGCCCTGCAGCCGGGGGCTGAGGCTGGCCAAG TGTCTCTGCACAACTTGTTAGATGCTCCTGCCAACGGGAAGGGGCCAAGTGAG GCCCTGGCCACGTTGCTGCAGGAGACTGTTGGGGAGCTGGAAGCTGCCCAGGCCCTGGTGCTGAAGAGGATCCAGATTTGGAAACGGCAGCAGCAGCTGGCAGGGAACGGCGCACCCTTTGAAGAGAGCTTGGCACCATTGCAGGAGAG GTGTGAGAGCCTGGTGGACATTTATTCCCAGCTGCAGCAGGAAGTGGGGGCAGCTGGTGGGGAGCTGGAGCCCAAGGCCCGGGCAGTGCTGATCAGCCGGTTGGATGAAGTCCTGCGAACCCTTGTTACTAG CTCCTTCCTGGTGGAGAAGCAGCCCCCTCAGGTTCTGAAGACTCAGACCAAGTTCCAGGCTGGGGTTCGATTCTTACTGGGCCTACGGTTCCTGGGGGCCCCAGCCAAGCCTCCGCTGGTCAGGGCTGACATGGTGACTGAGAAGCAAGCCAGGGAGCTGAGCAtgccccaggggcctgggactgGAGC AGAAAGCACTGGGGAAATCATCAACAACACCGTGGCCCTGGAGAACAGCATTCCTGGCAACTGCTGTTCTGCCCTGTTCAAGAACCTG CTTCTGAAGAAAATCAAGCGCTGTGAGCGGAAGGGCACTGAGTCCGTCACCGAGGAGAAGTGTGCGGTGCTCTTCTCCACCAGCTTCACAATTGGCCCCAACAAACTCCCCATCCAGCTCCAG GCTCTGTCTCTGCCGCTAGTGGTCATTGTCCACGGCAACCAGGACAACAATGCCAAAGCCACCATCTTGTGGGACAATGCCTTCTCTGAGATG GACCGTGTCCCCTTTGTGGTGGCTGAGCGCGTGCCCTGGGAGAAGATGTGTGAAACTCTCAACCTCAAGTTCATGGCTGAAGTGGGGACCAATCGGGGGCTACTCCCAGAGCACTTCCTCTTCCTAGCCCAGAAGATCTTCAATGATAACAGCCTCAGCATGGAGGCCTTCCAGCACCGTTCTGTGTCCTGGTCACAGTTCAATAAG GAGATCCTGCTGGGTCGTGGCTTCACCTTTTGGCAGTGGTTCGACGGTGTCCTGGACCTCACCAAGCGCTGTCTCCGGAGCTACTGGTCAGATCG GTTGATCATTGGCTTCATCAGCAAACAGTACGTCACTAGCCTTCTTCTCAACGAGCCTGATGGAACATTCCTCCTTCGCTTCAGCGACTCAGAGATTGGGGGCATCACCATTGCCCATGTCATCCGGGGCCAGGATG GCTCCCCACAGATAGAGAACATCCAGCCATTCTCTGCCAAAGACCTATCCATTCGTTCACTGGGAGATCGAATCCGGGACCTTGCTCAGCTCAAAAACCTCTACCCCAAGAAACCCAAGGATGAAGCTTTCCGGAGCCACTACAAGC CTGAACAAATGGGTAAGGACGGCAGGGGTTATGTCCCAGCTACCATCAAGATGACTGTGGAAAG ggacCAGCCACTTCCTACCTTGGAGGCCCAAATGCCTACCATGGTGCCAGCTTACGATCTTGGAATGGCCGCTGATTCCCCCATGAATATGCAGCTCAGCCCAGACATGGT GTCCCAAGTGTACCCACCGCACTCTCACTCCATCGCCTCGTACCAAGCCCTCTCCCGGGAAGACACATTGACAACCTTCCCAGA ATCTCACCTGCAGATGCCCCCCAACCTGAACCCGATGAACCTGTCCTTTGACCAAACTCACCCTCA GGGCCTGCTCCCATGCCCATCTCAGGAGCATGCCGTGTCCACTCCTGAGCCCCTGCTCTGCTCAGATGTGACCATGGCTGAAGACAGCTGCATGAGCCAGTCGGTGGGAGGGTTCCCTCAGGCAACCTG GGTTGGTGAAGACATGTTCCCACCCTTGCTGCCTCCTACTGAACAGGACCTCACCAAGCTTCTCTTGGAGGGGCAAGGGGAATCGGGGGGAGGAGCCTTGGGCACCCAGCCCCTCTTGCAGCCCTCTCATTATGGGCAGTCTGGGATCTCAATGTCCCACCTGGACCTAAGGGCCAACCCTAGTTGGTGA